The following proteins are encoded in a genomic region of Nicotiana sylvestris chromosome 4, ASM39365v2, whole genome shotgun sequence:
- the LOC138889280 gene encoding uncharacterized protein, translating to MAAPPNFEEVQSTYRPPKFNGQYYGWWKTRMHDFVMAEDSELWDVICDGPFVPMKIICETTVTVPKTRKEYNDVDPCQYAKEIWEALQTAYEGTTQVKQTKIDMNTTECELFKMKENESIQDIHTRFTSIINELHSLGEIIPRNKLVRKILSVLHGYWERKVNAITEAKDL from the exons atggctgctccaccaaattttgaagaagttcaatcaaCCTACCGACCACCAAAattcaatggacaatactatggctggtggaagacaagaatgcatgattttgTCATGGCAGAAGATTCAGAGCTTTGGGATGTTATATGTGATGGACCATTTGTCCCTATGAAGATCATTTGCGAGACAACAGTCACAGTTCCAAAGACAAGGAAGGAATATAATGATGTTGATC CCTGTCAATATGCCAAGGAGATCTGGGAGGCTCTCCAGACTGCATATGAGGGAACCACTCAAGTCAAGCAGACAAAAATTGACATGAACACAACTGAGTGTGAACTCTTCAAGATGAAGGAGAATGAGTCCATTCAAGACATACATACTCGTTTTACTTCCATCATCAATGAGCTACACTCTCTTGGAGAGATTATCCCAAGGAACAAATTGGTCAGAAAAATACTCAGTGTGTTACATGGTTACTGGGAGAGAAAAGTTAATGCTATCACGGAAGCCAAAGATCTGTAG
- the LOC138889281 gene encoding secreted RxLR effector protein 78-like, with product MNQNTLLIRGKSTNVVIKLDMAKAYDRVSWKYLLHVLRKMGFVEQFINMIWNLLANNWYSVLINGQASKNFKSTRGVKHGDPLSPALFILSAEVLSQSLNKLFEDKKFIGYGMSEWTDPLNHLVYADDTIIFASADLYSLSKVVEVLTLYETSNQQFKKFILHAC from the coding sequence atGAATCAAAATACACTTCTAATAAGGGGGAAGTCTACTAATGTTGTGATTAAGCTTGACATGGCCAAGGCTTATGATAGGGTATCATGGAAGTATCTACTTCATGTACTGAGAAAAATGGGATTTGTTGAGCAATTCATTAACATGATTTGGAATCTACTGGCTAACAATTGGTATTCAGTACTCATAAATGGGCAAGCATCAAAAAATTTTAAGTCTACAAGAGGGGTTAAACATGGAGATCCTTTATCTCCAGCCTTGTTCATTCTTTCTGCTGAGGTTCTGTCACAGTCATTGAACAAGTTGTTTGAAGACAAGAAGTTTATAGGTTATGGTATGTCAGAATGGACTGATCCTTTAAACCATTTGGTATATGCAGATGATACAATCATATTTGCCTCTGCTGATCTATATTCTTTGAGTAAAGTGGTTGAAGTCCTTACACTGTATGAGACATCTAACCaacaattcaaaaagttcatatTACACGCATGCTAA